The Anomaloglossus baeobatrachus isolate aAnoBae1 chromosome 4, aAnoBae1.hap1, whole genome shotgun sequence genome contains the following window.
acctcatcagcgtggtttagatgcccctgtaccacctcacctttgtggtttagatgcccctgtacgACCTCATCGGcgtggtttagatgcccctgtaccacctcactTTCGTGGTTTAGATTCCCCTGTACCACCTCACCTTTGTGGTTTAGgtgcccctgtaccacctcacctttgtggtttagatgcccctgtaccacctcatcagcgtggtttagatgcccctgtaccacctcactTTCGTGGTTTAGATTCCCCTGTACCACCTCACCTTTGTGGTTTAGgtgcccctgtaccacctcacctttgtggtttagatgcccctgtaccacctcatcagcgtggtttagatgcccctgtaccacctcactTTCGTGGTTTAGATTCCCCTGTACCACCTCACTTTCGTGGTTTAGATTCCCCTGTACCACCTCACCTTTGTGGTTTAGGTGCCCCTGTACCACCTCATCAGcgtggtttagatgcccctgtaccacctcatcagcgtggtttagatgcccctgtaccaccttACCAGcgtggtttagatgcccctgtaccacctcaccttcatggtttagatgcccctgtaccccCTCACCCGCATGGCTTAGATGCCCCTGTACCCCCTTATccagcatggtttagatgcccctgtaccccCTCTCCAGcgtggtttagatgcccctgtaccaccttACCAGcgtggtttagatgcccctgtaccccCTCTCCAGcgtggtttagatgcccctgtaccccCTCTCCAGcgtggtttagatgcccctgtaccaccttACCAGcgtggtttagatgcccctgtaccacctctccagcgtggtttagatgcccctgtaccacctcaccagcgtggtttagatgcccctgtaccacctcaccagcgtggtttagatgcccctgtaccacctcatcagcgtggtttagatgcccctgtaccacctcaccagcgtggtttagatgcccctgtaccaccttACCAGcgtggtttagatgcccctgtaccacctctccagcgtggtttagatgcccctgtaccacctcaccagcgtggtttagatgcccctgtaccacctcaccttcgtggtttagatgcccctgtaccccCTCTCCAGCttggtttagatgcccctgtaccaccttACCAGcgtggtttagatgcccctgtaccacctcacccGCACAGTTtagatgtatatatttgtgtgGTATAACTGTGAGCGTTGTGTATATTGTCTGTAGTTTATCATCTGCTGCTGCCTGTAGTAACGTGATAATACTATACAAGGGATTAAAGTGTCGTTATTCAGCCACAAGAGGGCGCACAGCACAGATGAAACACTGCAATAGACGGGGCGGAGCTACCAGTGGATATAAAATGGACATCATGGGaaggaagacggcggccatcttgggtGGAGTTGACCGTTATAGAGAGGAGAGAGTGTCAATAATATCGAGACATAGAAGTTTCTCACCTTGACCAGAGCCGTGACAGAGCGGAGCGGACCCTGTCCATAACTaaatccttaccagatgggagaagattgtaGATAGAATGCCGCCAAGGAGACAAGCCGCAGTTACCAGCAATaccgctcatctgttactgaggagtcaGGCCGCAATCACTGGCAGTaccgctcatctgttactgaggagtcaGGCCACAGTTACCGGCAGTACCgctcatctgttgccgaggagtcAGGCCGAAGTTACCGGCAGTaccgctcatctgttactgaggagtcaGGCCGCAATCACTGGCAGTACCGCTCATCTGTTACCAAGGAGTCAGGCCACAGTTACCGGCAGTACCgctcatctgttgccgaggagtcAGGCCGAAGTTACCGGCAGTACCGCTCATCTGTTGGGAGAGGAGTCAGGCCACAGTTACCAGCAATATCGCCCATCTATTGCCGAGGAGTCAGGCCACAGTTACCGGCAGTACCGCTCATCTGTTGCCGAAGAGTCAGGCCACAGTTACCGGCAGTACCGCTCACCTGTTGGAGAGGAGTCAGGCTGCAGTTGCCGGCAGTACTGCTCAACTGTTGCCGAGGAGTCAGGCCACAGTTACTGGCAGTACCGCTGATCTGTTGGAGAGGAGTCAGGCCGCAATTACCGGCAGTACTGCTCAACTGTTGCTGAGGAGTCAGGCCACAGTTACTGGCAGTACCGCTGATCTGTTGGAGAGGAGTCAGGCCGCAATTACCGGCAGTACCGCTCACCTGTTGCCGAGGAGTCAGGCCGCAGTTACCGGCAGTACTGCTCAACTGTTGCCGAGGAGTCAGGCCACAGTTACTGGCAGTACCGCTGATCTGTTACCGAGGAGTCAGGCCACAGTTGCTATCAGTACCGCTCATCTGTTGGAGAAGAGTCAGGCCGCAATTACCGGCAGTACCGGTCACCTGTTGCCGAGGAGTCAGGCCATAGTTACCGGTAGTACTGCTCATCTGTTGGAAAGAAGCcaggccacagttaccagcagtaccaCTCATCTATTGCCGAGGAGTCAGGCCACAGTTACCGGCAGTACCACTCATCTGTTGGAGAGGAGTCAGGCCACAGTTACCGGCAGTACCACTCACCTGTTGCCGAGGAGTCAGGCCGCAGTTACCGGCAGTACCgctcatctgttgccgaggagtcAGGCCGCAGTTACCGGTAGTACTGCTCATCTGTTGGAAAGAAGCcaggccacagttaccagcagtaccgcTCATTTGTTGCCGAGGAGTCAGGCCACAGTTACCGGCAGTACTGCATATCTGTTGCCGAGGAGTCAGGCCACAGTTACCGGTAGTACCgctcatctgttgccgaggagtcAGGCCGCAGTTACCGGCAGTACCGCTCATCTGTTGGAGAGGAGTCAGGCCGCAGTTACCGGCAGTACCGCTCATCTGTTGGAGAGGAGTCAGGCCGCAGTTATCTGCAATGCCGCTCATCTGTTGGAGAGGAGTCAGGCCGCAGTTATCGGCAATACCGCTCATCTGTTGGAGAGGAGTCAGGCCGCAGTTATCGGCAATACCGCTCATCTGTTGGAGAGGAGTCAGGCCGCAGTTACCGGCAGTACCGCTCATCTGCTGGAGAGGAGTCAGGCCGCAGTTGTCGGCAGTACCGCTCATCTGTTGGAGAGGAGTCAGGCCGCAGTTACCGGCAGTACCACTCACCTGTTGGAGAGGAGTCAGGCCGCAGTTACCGGCAGTACCGCTCATCTGTTGGAGAGGAGTCAGGCCGCAGTTATCGGCAATACCGCTCATCTGTTGGAGAGGAGTCAGGCCACAGTTATCGGCAATACCGCTCATCTGTTGGAGAGGAGTCAGGCCGCAGTTACCGGCAGTACCgctcatctgttgccgaggagtcAGGCCGCAGTTACCGGCAGTACCGCTCATCTGTTGGAGAGGAGTCAGGCCGCAGTTATCGGCAATACCGCTCATCTGTTGGAGAGGAGTCAGGCCGCAGTTACCGGCAGTACCgctcatctgttgccgaggagtcAGGCCGCAGTTACCGGCAGTACCgctcatctgttgccgaggagtcAGGCCACAGTTACCGGCAGTACCGCTCACCTGTTGCCGAGGAGTCAGGCCACAGTTACCGGCAGTACCGCTCACCTGTTGCCGAGGAGTCAGGCCACAGTTACTGGCAGTACCGCTGATCTGTTGGAGAGGAGTCAGGCTGCAGTTGCCGGCAGTACTGCTCAACTGTTGCCGAGGAGTCAGGCCACAGTTACTGGCAGTACCGCTGATCTGTTGGAGAGGAGTCAGGCCGCAATTACCGGCAGTACTGCTCAACTGTTGCCGAGGAGTCAGGCCACAGTTACTGGCAGTACCGCTGATCTGTTGGAGAGGAGTCAGGCCGCAATTACCGGCAGTACTGCTCAACTGTTGCCGAGGAGTCAGGCCACAGTTACTGGCAGTACCGCTGACCTGTTACCGAGGAGTCAGGCCACAGTTGCTATCAGTACCGCTCATCTGTTGGAGAAGAGTCAGGCCGCAATTACTGGCAGTACCGGTCACCTGTTGCCGAGGAGTCAGGCCATAGTTACCGGTAATACTGCTCATCTGTTGGAAAGAAGCcaggccacagttaccagcagtaccaCTCATCTATTGCCGAGGAGTCAGGCCACAGTTACCGGCAGTACTGCTCATCTGTTGGAAAGAAGCcaggccacagttaccagcagtaccgctcatctgttgccgaggagtcAGGCCACAGTTACCGGCAGTACCACTCATCTGTTGGAGAGGAGTCAGGCCACAGTTACCGGCAGTACCACTCACCTGTTGCCGAGGAGTCAGGCCGCAGTTACCGGTAGTACTGCTCATCTGTTGGAAAGAAGCcaggccacagttaccagcagtaccgctcatctgttgccgaggagtcAGGCCACAGTTACCGGCAGTACCgctcatctgttgccgaggagtcAGGCCGCAGTTACCGGTAGTACTGCTCATCTGTTGGAAAGAAGCcaggccacagttaccagcagtaccgcTCATCTGTCGCCGAGGAGTCAGGCCGCAGTTATCGGCAGTACTGCATATCTGTTGCCGAGGAGTCAGGCCACAGTTACCGGTAGTACCgctcatctgttgccgagga
Protein-coding sequences here:
- the LOC142301764 gene encoding uncharacterized protein LOC142301764; the protein is MYQRRGVRPQLPAVPLICWRGVRPQLSAMPLICWRGVRPQLSAIPLICWRGVRPQLSAIPLICWRGVRPQLPAVPLICWRGVRPQLSAVPLICWRGVRPQLPAVPLTCWRGVRPQLPAVPLICWRGVRPQLSAIPLICWRGVRPQLSAIPLICWRGVRPQLPAVPLICCRGVRPQLPAVPLICWRGVRPQLSAIPLICWRGVRPQLPAVPLICCRGVRPQLPAVPLICCRGVRPQLPAVPLTCCRGVRPQLPALSAVPLICWRGVRPQLPAVLLICWRGVRPQLSAVPLICWRGVRPQLSAVPLICWRGVRPQLSAVPLICWRGIRPQLSAVPLICWRGVRPQLSAVPLICWRGVRPQLSAVPLICWRGVRPQLSAVPLICWRGVRPQLSAVPLICWRGIRPQLSAVPLICWRGVRPQLSAVPLICWRGIRPQLPAVPLICWRGVRPQLPAVLLICWRGVRPQLPAVPLTCWRGVRPQLPAQTRVDN